The segment GGTCACGCCCTTATTGTTAGCCAGCGTCTCCAGCAGTTCGCCGTCGCCGCAGGCGAGGTCGAGCACGTGGGCCCCTTCGGGTACCCAGTCGTAAATAAGTTCTAGATCGGCGCGCATCACTGCGTCTCCTCCAAGCTAGCTTCATCTTTGCCTACTTCATCTCCGCCCGTTTCGGCGATATTAAGCTCGCGGGCAGCGCGGTTCATAAAGGCGCTGAAGATAGCGTCGTAGCGCGGCTCTGAGAGCAAGAAAGCATCGTGCCCATGTGGCGAGTCGATGTTGGCGTAACTGACTGCCTTGCCTGCACGGGTGAGCGCATCGACCAGCTCGCGGGAACGCGAGGGCGGAAAGCGCCAGTCGGTGGTAAAGCTAACTATCAAAAACGGGCACTGTGCTGGGGCCAGGGCTTTGGCTAAGTCGCCCCCTTGGGTGGCGGAAGGGTCAAAGTAGTCCAGCGCCTTGGTCATCAGCAGGTAGGTATTGGCATCAAAGGCCGTGGAGAAGGTATCGCCCTGATAGCGCAAGTAGGACTCCACCTGGAACTCAACGTCGAAGCCGAAGTTGAGATCGTCGCTACGTAGGTCGCGGCCAAACTTGCTGCCCATGGCGTCTTCCGACAAGTAGGTGATATGGCCCACCATACGCGCAAGCTTAAGCCCGCGTTTGGGCACGGTGTCGTGCTCAGCGTACCAGCCATCAAAAAATTCAGGATCAGAGCGAATCGCCTGGCGAGCCACTTCGTTAAAGGCGATATTTTGCGCCGAGAGCCTTGGCGTTGCGGCAATCACCACCGCGTTGGCAACCCGCTCAGGGTAGGTCATTGTCCACTGCATCACCTGCATGCCACCCAGGCTGCCGCCCACCGCGGCGGCCCAGCGCTTAATCCCCAAGTGATCGGCAAGCCGCGCCTGGCTCGCCACCCAGTCACTGACCGTGACCATGGGGAATTCAGGCCCCCACTGGCGGCCGGTGTCGGGGTTGTGGCTGACCGGCCCGGTGCTGCCATGGCAGCCACCCAGGTTATTGAGTGACACAACAAAAAAGCGGTTGGTGTCGATCGCTTTGCCGGGGCCAATATGGGCCTCCCACCAGCCGGGCTTGCGGTCTTCTTCGCTGTGATAGCCCGCGGCGTGGTGATGGCCCGAGAGCGCGTGGCAAATCAGTACCGCGTTACTGCGATCGGCATTCAATGTGCCATAGGTTTCGTAAATCAGTTCGTAGGCAGGCAGCACTTTGCCG is part of the Halomonas alkaliantarctica genome and harbors:
- the metX gene encoding homoserine O-succinyltransferase MetX gives rise to the protein MPDSDTLAFADRPAGSVGVVTPHVARFETPLALACGKVLPAYELIYETYGTLNADRSNAVLICHALSGHHHAAGYHSEEDRKPGWWEAHIGPGKAIDTNRFFVVSLNNLGGCHGSTGPVSHNPDTGRQWGPEFPMVTVSDWVASQARLADHLGIKRWAAAVGGSLGGMQVMQWTMTYPERVANAVVIAATPRLSAQNIAFNEVARQAIRSDPEFFDGWYAEHDTVPKRGLKLARMVGHITYLSEDAMGSKFGRDLRSDDLNFGFDVEFQVESYLRYQGDTFSTAFDANTYLLMTKALDYFDPSATQGGDLAKALAPAQCPFLIVSFTTDWRFPPSRSRELVDALTRAGKAVSYANIDSPHGHDAFLLSEPRYDAIFSAFMNRAARELNIAETGGDEVGKDEASLEETQ